From Halorussus lipolyticus:
CGACGGCCTCGCGGACCGTGGCCGTCGGGCGAACCGTCACGACCGGACTGGTCATCACCTTCTTGACCGGTAGCTTGCTGAACGGCTTGTCCGTCGCCGCGCCGGCCTCCATCACGTCCGTCTGAGTGACGATTCCGACCGGGTTCCCCTCGGCGACGACGATGATACTCCCGACGCCGTACCGAATCATCCGCTTCGAAGCCTCTCGAATCGTTTCGGTCTCCGAGATGGCGATGACACTAGGAGTCATCAGTTCGCTGACTTGCATATCACTGTCCAGAAGCTGATAGTACGAATATCTGTTCCGCATTCCCAGTTAGAGAGAACGGAGACCGACGACTGGGCCTGCGGGTCGCAGTCCTGACTGCGACGGTGGCGACTTCGCTGAGTCGGTCAGTCCAGATACTCGCCGACGAACTCGTCCACTCGCTCCCGAGTCTCGTCCGGAATCGCATCGGTCGGCGTGTTGATGGTCCCCTCCAGCGCGTGGCCGCAGTCACACTCTCGCTCGTCGGGCATGTTCTCGATTGCGTGTTCCACGACTTCCTTGATGGCCTCCTCGTTCTCGGCGGCGTTGTCCAGCACCTCTTGGAGGGTCACTTCGCTGTCCTCTTTCCACACGTCGTAGTCGGTGACGCCCGTGATGGTGGCGTAGCACATCTCGGCCTCGCGGGCGAGTTTGGCCTCCGGAATCGTCGTCATGCCGATTACGTCCCAGCCTTGGTCGCGGTAGAACTCGCTTTCCGCGCGAGTCGAGTACTGTGGTCCCTCGATGCAGACGTAGGTGCCGCCCTGCTCCGAATCTGCATCGGTCGCGGTCTCACACGATTCGGAGAGGTGTTCGACCATGTGCGGGCAGTAGGGGTCCGCGAAGGGCATGTGGACCACGATGCCGTCGCCGAAGAAGGTCGAATCCCGGTGTTTGGTCCGGTCGAAAATCTGGTCGGGCACCAGCAGGCTCTGGGGCGGCAGGTCCTCGCGGAGGCTTCCGACCGCGTTGCTCGACAGCACGCGCTCGACGCCGACCTGCTTCAGCGCGTGGATGTTGGCCTTGTAGGGCGCGTTGGTCGGCGTGTGCTGGTGGTCCGGGCCGTGGCGCGGCAGGAAGGCGACTTCCTCGCCCGCCAACTCGCCGATAGTGACCGGCGCGCTCGGTTCGCCGAAGGGTGTCGAAACGTCCTCTTCGCGGGTGTTTTCGAGGGGCAGGGCCTCGTAGATGCCGCTTCCCCCGATGAAGCCAATCGTCATGGCCTACAGTCGTGTCGGTGGCTACTAAACGGCTATCCTTTCGGAACTGTCCGGTCGGTCACGTTCGCCACCGTTCATATCTTTCCCGCGACTGTTCGGACGGGAGTCGAGAGAAACCGAAAAGAAACGAAAGGGCCGCGCTCAGGCCTGCACGCCGTCGTCGTTCTCGACCAGTCGCCACGCCTCGCCGTCGTCTTCGAGGACTCCCCGGCGAACCATCTCGGTCAGCACTTCCTCCATGCGGTCGGGTTGGGCGATTTCCATCTCGATTCGCTCCACGTCGTGGAACTCGCTGAGGAGGTGGCGAATCTCCTCGGTGGTGAACGCCTCGCCCTCCGCCTTGTCCAGCACGCCACTGATGATGTCTATCATGTCCTCGATGAAGTTCCACGGGTAGACTATCCACGCCCACTCGTCCAGACGCTCGCCGATGTAGTCCGGTTCGAAGGAACTGGTCTGGAGAAGTTGGAGGGTGGCGGTCCGGACCTCGCCCGCGTCCCGGTCGGTGACGTACTCCTCGGCGCGTTCGATGGAACCGCCGGTGTCGGCGATGTCGTCGATGATGAGAACGTCCTTGCCCTCGACGCTCCCCTCGGGCATCGGGTAGCGGACTTCGGGTTCGTCGGATTTCTCGGCGGTGCCGACGTAATGCTCCATCTTGAGGCTGGTCAGGTCGTCCAGTCCGAGGAAGTCACAGATACATCGCCCGGCGAACCACCCGCCGCGGGCCAGCGCGACCACCACGTCCGGTTCGAAGGAGTCGCGCTTGACCTCGTCGCTCACGTCACGACAGAGACCGTAGATGTACTCCCAGTTCGTAATCGTACACTTGAACTCGTCGGGGAGTTCGCTCATATCACCTCGGGATTCGACGCCCTGCACACTTAACGGTTTACAGGTGGGTTTCACAGCGCACGAGGCGTTTCCGCGGACGCCCTACCTGACGCTCGGATACCGACGAACGCCGAGGTATGCCTGCTGTGGTTCGTACTCGCCGGTCCGGAGGAGGCGAAGCGCACACCCCGTCGCGTAGTGGTTGCCGTCTGCGACCGAGGGCGTCCCGGTCCCGCGCCGGAAGCAGACGATGCGCTCGGCCTCGGGCGTCCGGTCGGCGAGTCGGCGAATGTGGTCCACGTCGATGTCCTCGAACTGCCCCCGGAGGCCCGACTCCCGGATTCGGCGGGCCGCGCCGAGGATGGTCCCGTCGGGCGAGAGCTTTCGCCACGACTCGTCGCGGGGTCCCTCGATGACCCGGAGTCGCCGAAAGGTCTCCTCGTCGAACTCGGTCCGGTACCACGTCACCGGGTAGCGCCAGACGAACGCGGCCTGAAACGGTTGGTGGGCGAACAGCAGGCCGACGAGTTCCCAGTCGGGCGTCTCGTCGTCCAGTTGGTGGTCGAGGTCACCCTTTCGGCACTCGCGTTCGAGCCAACTCCGGACGACTTCGGTCTGTGGGACGCGCTCTCTCACGGCGACGGTGATACGCGAGAGGGGAGCAAAAAGCCCCGGACCGACGGCCGACCAACCAGTTCTAAACGTCTCGCGTTCGTCGGGGCGACCATGGAGACGTTACGCGCCCTTCAGGTAGACGCCTTCGCAGACGAACCGTTCGCCGGGAACGCGGCGGGAGTGGTCCCGGAGGCCGACGAGTTGACCGACGACCAGATGCAGGCCATCGCCAACGAACTGGCGGTCAGCGAGACGGCTTTCTTCCGCGAGAGCGACGAGGCCGACCGCAGAGTCCGGTACTTCACGCCGACGACCGAGGTGGACCTCTGCGGCCACGCGACGATTGCGTCCCACGCCCACCTGCTCGAAGACGGTGCTATCGACCCCGGCACTCACAGTCTCGAAACCAACGTCGGACTCCTCGAAATCGAGGTCACCGAGGACGGCACGATTTGGATGACCCAAGACGACCCCGAGATTCGGCGGGTGGACCTCGACTACGAGCGGGTCGCCGACGCGCTCGGCATCGACCACGCCGCGATGGAGGACGTGGGCGCTGACCTCCCGCTGGCGGTGTCCTCGACCGGTCTGCCCTTCCTCGTGGTCCCCGTCAACTTCCTCGAACACCTCTCGGCGATGGACCCCGATTTCGGAAAAATCGAGGCCATCACCGAGGAGGTGGACGCCACCGGCATCTACGCCTTCAGTTTCGACGCGCTCGGCGTCGATTCGACGCTCCACGGGCGGATGTTCGCGCCCGGCGCAGGAGTCCCCGAGGACCCCGTGACCGGCACCGCCAGCGGCGCGACGGGGGCCTACCTCCGGGAGTTCCGGGCGTTCGACGACGAAGGCGTTCCGGACGAGATGGTCTTCGAGCAGGGCCACTTCGTGGACCGACCGGGCCACGTCCGGGTCCGAATCGGCGAGGAGGTCCGCGTCGGCGGACGGGCCGCCACCGCCCTCGACGGCGAACTGCGCGTCCCGGAGACCGACGACGGCGACGACATCATCGAGGCCTGAGTCTTCGGAGTCGTTTATACGCAATTCTTGACGTTGCTTAAGGAAACAAAATTGGTTCTTTCAGGATTGCTCCTCTATCTCTGCAGTCGGCGCGCGTTGGTGCGGCCGTCCGGCCGCACCTCGCGTGCGAGGGACGAGGGAGCATAGCGACCGAGGAGGTTGGGGAGGTGTGAGGTCCGCGGTAGCGGTGGCGGCCGGGCGGTGGGGCAGACGGCGTTGTTCACGCCTGACGCTAGTTTTCCGATTCTCTCGTTTTACCGAACACACCGCCCAATCCCGCTGTCCGGGTGGTGTACGGTTTGCGGTCGCGCTCTCCCGACCGCGTTTCGGAACCCGCCCGAAATCTACGACTGCTCGCCGAATTGGAACTCGTCGGCGGTGTCCTCGCGCTTGAGTTCCGAGACCTGCCGGCGGGTCTCGGAAACGTCCCGCTCGACGTCCGCGAGGCGGTCGTCCAGCACCGAGAGAATCTCGCTTTTGACCTTCTCGCTGTCGAAGCGTTCGCGCATTTGCTCCTCGACCGCCGCCGTAAACACTCGCACGAAGGCGGTGACGGTGCCGACGACCCAGACCACGACGCCCAGCGCCGCCAGCACGAGGCCCGGCGCGGCGGTCGTCAGCGCGCCCGAAAGGGCCGCGCCGCTCTGTAGTTGACTGTACGCGTCCGCGATGCCAAGCACGACGCCGCCACCGACCAACGTGCCGCCGAGGAGCGTGGCGATTCCGGCGAGGACCACGTAGTACACTGCCCACCGAAGCGAACGACTCGCGTCCATGGGTGACTGCCACGAACGCCGGGATATAAACTCACCCGTTTTCGTGTCGGTTCGAGTGCAAAACCGGTCGGGAGTCGGTCTGCGCGTTCGCTCGATAGCCATAGTCGTCAGAACACCCCGAGGACGACCGCCGTGTCTGCGGGCCACCACCGGGTGCCTGAAAAGTAAATTCGGTTTCGAGTTATTATTCATTTCACGGGCCGGTCGGAACATTCTTTATTCGCCTTCTTGTTCTCTCACATGCACCAATGGCTGTACTCTGGCTGGACGAAATCACCGCGGACGACCTCGAACTGGTCGGCGGGAAAGGCGCGTCGCTGGGGGAACTCACGGGCGCTGGCCTGCCGGTTCCGTCGGGGTTCGTGGTTTCGGCCGGCACCTACCGCTCGTTCATCGAGGAGACCGGCATCGCCGAGGAACTATTCGAGGCCGTGGACGTTGACACCGAGGACTCCGCGGCGCTCGCCGAGGCGCAATCGCGGGCCAAGGAACTCGTGCTGGAAACCGAGATGCCCGACGACATCCGACAGGAGATTTACGACTCCTACGACGACTTGGGCGACGGCGAGGCGTTCGTCGCGGTTCGCTCGTCTGCGACCGCCGAGGACCTTCCGGACGCCTCCTTCGCCGGGCAACAGGAGACCTTCCTCAACGTCACCCGCGAGGACCTCGTGGACCGCGTGAAGCGATGCTGGGCCTCGCTGTTCACCCAGCGCGCTATCTACTACCGACAGGAGAAGGGCTTCGCCCACGACAAAGTGGACATCGCTGTCGTCGTCCAGCGCATGGTGGACGCCGAGAAGTCCGGCGTGATGTTCACCAGTCACCCCTCGACCGGCGACCCGCGAATCATCATCGAGGCCGCGTGGGGCCTCGGCGAGGCGGTCGTCTCGGGGTCGGTCTCGCCCGACAACTACGTCGTGGACCGCGAGACCGGCGCGGTGGACGAAGTGACCATCGCCGACAAGAAGACGATGATGGAGAAGGACGACGAGACCGGCGAGACGGTCGAACGCGAGGTCTCCGACGACCTGCGCGAGGCCCAAGTGCTGGACGAGCGCGACATCGAGCGCCTCGTTGAACTCGGCGAGCGCGTCGAAGACCACTACGAGACGCCCCAAGACGTCGAGTGGGCAATCGTTGACGGCGAGGTCTTCATGCTCCAGTCGAGACCCATCACGACCATCGACGACGGCGACGCCGAAATCGAGACCGACGCGAGCGGAACCAGTTCCGAGGGCATCGCCGACGGGAGCGGCGGCGTCGAGGCCGCCAGCGGCACAAGCGACGCCGGGGCGAGCGGCAACGGCGACGTGCTGGTCTCCGGTCTGGGCGCGAGTCCGGGCATCGCCTCGGGCGCGGTCCGAATCGTGGGTCAACTCGACCAACTCGACAAGGTGAGCGAGGGCGACATCATCGTCACCGAGATGACCACGCCCGACATGGTGCCCGCGATGAAGCGCGCCGCGGGCATCGTCACCGACGAGGGCGGGATGACCAGCCACGCCGCCATCGTCTCCCGTGAACTCGGCGTCCCCGCCGTCGTCGGGTGTACCGACGCCACGCCGACCCTGACCGACGACCAGCGAATCACCATCGACGGCGACAAGGGCACCATCACCGAGGGACGCAAGGAGACCAGCGCCGAGCGCGAACCCATCGAGGAGGCCCGGCCGAAGACCCCGGTCAAGCCCATGACCGCGACCGAGGTCAAGGTCAACGTCTCCATCCCCGAGGCCGCCGAGCGCGCCGCCGCGACCGGCGCAGACGGCGTGGGTCTCCTCCGGATGGAACACATGATTCTCTCGACCAACAAGACGCCCGCCAAGTACCTCGCCGACCACGGCGTCGATGCCTACGTCGGCGAAATCGTGGAGGGAATCCGCGGGGTCGCCGACGAGTTCTACCCCCGGCCGGTTCGGGTCCGAACCCTCGACGCGCCCACCGACGAGTTCCGCCAACTGCAGGGCGGCGACGACGAACCCGACGAACACAACCCGATGCTGGGCTACCGGGGCATCCGCCGGAGTCTGGACCGCCCGGACGTGTTCAAGCACGAACTCGAAGCGTTCGCCCGCCTCTACGAGATGGGCTACGACAACGTGGAAATCATGTTCCCGCTGGTCAACGACGCCGAGGACGTGCTGAAGGCGCGCAACCTGATGGAGGAGTCGGGCATCGACCCCGAGAAGCGAACGTGGGGCGTGATGATAGAGACGCCCGCCTCGGCGCTGGGCGTCGAGCAGATGGCCGAGCAGGGCATCGACTTCGCCTCGTTCGGCACCAACGACCTGACTCAGTACACCCTCGCGGTGGACCGGAACAACGGGAACGTCGCCGACCGGTTCGACGAACTCCACCCCTCGGTCCTGCAACTCATCAGCCAGACCATCGAGACCTGCCGGGAACACGACGTTGACACCTCTATCTGCGGACAGGCCGGGTCCAAACCCCAGATGGTACAGCATCTGGTCAACGAGGGCATCTCCTCGATTTCGGCCAACATCGACGCGGTTCGTGACGTGCAACACGAGGTCAAGCGCGTCGAGCAGAAACTCGTCCTCGATTCGGTGCGCTGAGGCCGGTTCCGACGAGGGATTCTTTTTCAGTTTTCGAGCGAGTAAGCGCCGGTTAGGTCGAATAAGCAGGTGCTAATCGCCAAAACGTCACCCCACGATACACGCTGTTTATGAGCGACGCGGGCGGAACGGGGAATAAATGGAGTCGGCCAGAGCCGCGCTCGTCGTCGCCGGACTGCTCGTCCTGTCGGGGTGTACCGGAAGCGCCTTCGGGCCGTCGGAGACGACCACGCCGACCGCCGAGACGCAGACGACCGCATCGCCGACTGCCGGGAACGGCACGGCGACGGCGACTGCATCGTCAGCCAGCACGTCGCAGGCTTCGGTGACGACGTTAGGGGCGAACACCACCACCGCCACCACCGCCACCACCGACTCGCTCCCGCCCGGCCTGAATCAGTCCGGCGTCGCGGACGCCGACGAGCTAGTCTCAGCCCACCAGCGCGCGCTCAACAACACCAGCTTCGGGTTCTGGTTCCGGGCGAACGTCTCGGTCGGACCGGCGAGTCAGTGGACTTACCAGCGCGGCGCGGTCGAAGCGGGCCTGTCGCCGCTGGTGGTCCGCTCGGAGAGTCTGCGCCAGTTCGACGGCGGGGCGACCCGCGTCTCGACCGACCTCTGGGCCAACGAGACCACGGTGGTCGTCCAGTACAGTCGGACGAACCGGACCGAACTCCGGCGGTACAACCGGACCGGCGAGAACCTCGCCGACGAAACGTGGGCGCACCTCCCGCGGGCAGACCTCGACTCGCAGGTGACCCAAGCGTGGCTCCTCGAACTCGCGCTGACCGCGGCCGACTACGACCTCGAACAAATCGAGGAGCGAGACGGTCGTCGGGTCGTCGTCCTCCGGTCGAGCGAGGCCGTCGCTGGCGCTAACTTCACAGACCTGAACGCCACCGTCGTGGTGGACGCCGAGGGCCGGGTCCACTCGCTCTCGCTGACCGCGGCCTACGACGAGGCCGACGAGAACCGGATTCACTACGAGTTCCAACTGACCGAGGTCGGGGCCTCCTCGGTCTCCCAGCCGCGGTGGGTGGACGCGGCGATTCCGCCGAGCGAGAGCGCGAACGCGACGACGGTCGGGGCCGAGGCGACGACCACCGAAGACGCCAACGCCACGACGACAACTGACTGAATCGAGTCTCCGCTGGGGGAGTCGCGCCAGTCGTGCTGTTCGTGGGTCCGCTCTCCCAGCATCGTATATCGTTCGTAAAGTATCGAAAATAGTAGTTATAGAAACGTATAGTTATCTTCGGTCTGTCTCCACCTGCTCCTATCGCCGCATCCGCCACGTTCAAGCCCTCCGGACGCAAGCGTGCGAACATGACACGCTCTGTCTGGCTCAAAGCCGACGACGCGGTCGGCGACTGGGACGCCCGCCGGAAGCGAATCACGGCGGGACTCGAAGCAGGGGTCGATTGGGTGCTGGTGGACGCCGAGGACGTGGGCCGAGTCCGGGAACTCGGCGACGTGAACGTCGCGGCGTTCACCGATGGCGACACCCGAGTAATCGACGAGGCTGAACCGCGGGCCGAACCCGACGCCTACGTCGTGGGCAAGGACGGAGAGGGCGACGGAACCGTGGACTTACCCGCGGACTTCTCCGGGTCGGCGGACCTCTCGACGCTCCGGCGCGACGA
This genomic window contains:
- a CDS encoding CBS domain-containing protein; the encoded protein is MQVSELMTPSVIAISETETIREASKRMIRYGVGSIIVVAEGNPVGIVTQTDVMEAGAATDKPFSKLPVKKVMTSPVVTVRPTATVREAVELMEEHGVKHLPVADGELHGMVTTSDVVMHHEELVTEFEALRESPPTSSDRETTANSER
- the mtnP gene encoding S-methyl-5'-thioadenosine phosphorylase, which codes for MTIGFIGGSGIYEALPLENTREEDVSTPFGEPSAPVTIGELAGEEVAFLPRHGPDHQHTPTNAPYKANIHALKQVGVERVLSSNAVGSLREDLPPQSLLVPDQIFDRTKHRDSTFFGDGIVVHMPFADPYCPHMVEHLSESCETATDADSEQGGTYVCIEGPQYSTRAESEFYRDQGWDVIGMTTIPEAKLAREAEMCYATITGVTDYDVWKEDSEVTLQEVLDNAAENEEAIKEVVEHAIENMPDERECDCGHALEGTINTPTDAIPDETRERVDEFVGEYLD
- a CDS encoding phosphoribosyltransferase, which gives rise to MSELPDEFKCTITNWEYIYGLCRDVSDEVKRDSFEPDVVVALARGGWFAGRCICDFLGLDDLTSLKMEHYVGTAEKSDEPEVRYPMPEGSVEGKDVLIIDDIADTGGSIERAEEYVTDRDAGEVRTATLQLLQTSSFEPDYIGERLDEWAWIVYPWNFIEDMIDIISGVLDKAEGEAFTTEEIRHLLSEFHDVERIEMEIAQPDRMEEVLTEMVRRGVLEDDGEAWRLVENDDGVQA
- a CDS encoding PhzF family phenazine biosynthesis protein, which translates into the protein METLRALQVDAFADEPFAGNAAGVVPEADELTDDQMQAIANELAVSETAFFRESDEADRRVRYFTPTTEVDLCGHATIASHAHLLEDGAIDPGTHSLETNVGLLEIEVTEDGTIWMTQDDPEIRRVDLDYERVADALGIDHAAMEDVGADLPLAVSSTGLPFLVVPVNFLEHLSAMDPDFGKIEAITEEVDATGIYAFSFDALGVDSTLHGRMFAPGAGVPEDPVTGTASGATGAYLREFRAFDDEGVPDEMVFEQGHFVDRPGHVRVRIGEEVRVGGRAATALDGELRVPETDDGDDIIEA
- the ppsA gene encoding pyruvate, water dikinase; its protein translation is MAVLWLDEITADDLELVGGKGASLGELTGAGLPVPSGFVVSAGTYRSFIEETGIAEELFEAVDVDTEDSAALAEAQSRAKELVLETEMPDDIRQEIYDSYDDLGDGEAFVAVRSSATAEDLPDASFAGQQETFLNVTREDLVDRVKRCWASLFTQRAIYYRQEKGFAHDKVDIAVVVQRMVDAEKSGVMFTSHPSTGDPRIIIEAAWGLGEAVVSGSVSPDNYVVDRETGAVDEVTIADKKTMMEKDDETGETVEREVSDDLREAQVLDERDIERLVELGERVEDHYETPQDVEWAIVDGEVFMLQSRPITTIDDGDAEIETDASGTSSEGIADGSGGVEAASGTSDAGASGNGDVLVSGLGASPGIASGAVRIVGQLDQLDKVSEGDIIVTEMTTPDMVPAMKRAAGIVTDEGGMTSHAAIVSRELGVPAVVGCTDATPTLTDDQRITIDGDKGTITEGRKETSAEREPIEEARPKTPVKPMTATEVKVNVSIPEAAERAAATGADGVGLLRMEHMILSTNKTPAKYLADHGVDAYVGEIVEGIRGVADEFYPRPVRVRTLDAPTDEFRQLQGGDDEPDEHNPMLGYRGIRRSLDRPDVFKHELEAFARLYEMGYDNVEIMFPLVNDAEDVLKARNLMEESGIDPEKRTWGVMIETPASALGVEQMAEQGIDFASFGTNDLTQYTLAVDRNNGNVADRFDELHPSVLQLISQTIETCREHDVDTSICGQAGSKPQMVQHLVNEGISSISANIDAVRDVQHEVKRVEQKLVLDSVR
- a CDS encoding DUF7537 family lipoprotein, which translates into the protein MESARAALVVAGLLVLSGCTGSAFGPSETTTPTAETQTTASPTAGNGTATATASSASTSQASVTTLGANTTTATTATTDSLPPGLNQSGVADADELVSAHQRALNNTSFGFWFRANVSVGPASQWTYQRGAVEAGLSPLVVRSESLRQFDGGATRVSTDLWANETTVVVQYSRTNRTELRRYNRTGENLADETWAHLPRADLDSQVTQAWLLELALTAADYDLEQIEERDGRRVVVLRSSEAVAGANFTDLNATVVVDAEGRVHSLSLTAAYDEADENRIHYEFQLTEVGASSVSQPRWVDAAIPPSESANATTVGAEATTTEDANATTTTD